A window from Zingiber officinale cultivar Zhangliang chromosome 7A, Zo_v1.1, whole genome shotgun sequence encodes these proteins:
- the LOC122001215 gene encoding probable galactinol--sucrose galactosyltransferase 6 isoform X1, whose protein sequence is MMNRCPSFRASLPSLPLPIKQTPLSFSHRISFFPRRSLASSPPASCIGSPSPSQTASQQRSHFAELKEMTISSALRVSDSKLVVKGRTVLSGVPDNVVAGSAVSCGPVDGIFLGAEFSGPSSRHVVSLGTLRDVRFLAIFRFKLWWMAQRMGKQGRDIPHETQFLLLESKTGSFNGAGDDEVVYVVFLPLTEGPFRACLQGNDADELELCLESGDEDTKSASFFHALFVGAATSDPFAAITGAFEAVKARLRSFRHRTEKKLPGIVDCFGWCTWDAFYQDVTQEGVEAGLRSLTDGGAPPRFVIIDDGWQSVGPDNDDAPVLRLTGIKENGKFQSEDDPAAGIKTIVRTAKENYGLKYVYVWHAITGYWGGVRPGTEDYNSKMKYPKVSPGVMENDPRMKTDTLTVQGLGLVHPKSVYKFYNELHSYLAAAGVDGVKVDVQCILETLGGELGGRVELTRQYHRALDASIAKNFPDNGCIACMSHNTDALYCSKQTAVVRASDDFYPRETESHTIHIASVAYNSVFLGEIMLPDWDMFHSFHPAAEYHASARAISGGPVYVSDAPGKHNFKLLKKLVLPDGSTLRAQLPGRPTRDCLFSDPTRDGISLLKIWNMNKYTGVVGVFNCQGAAWSSTEKKNVFHRTTSEALTCTVTATDVQLISEVASDRDWSGDCVAYRQTSGQLLVLPHQAAIPVSLMVLEHEIFTVSPIKDLAPGFRFAPVGLVDMYNAGGAVVGLTYHVLKDSGSAATEHEAVAMVCMEVKGCGRFGAYSSVKPRRCLLGSAAPAEFAYDSSSGFLAVHLESMPKGDRKVHNLVIEF, encoded by the exons ATGATGAACAGGTGCCCTTCCTTTCGTGCCTCCCTCCCTTCCCTTCCCCTCCCTATAAAGCAGACACCCCTTTCCTTCTCCCATCGCATCTCATTCTTTCCTCGCCGATCTCTCGCGTCGTCTCCTCCTGCCAGTTGCATCGGATCCCCTTCTCCTTCCCAA ACAGCATCCCAGCAAAGATCCCATTTTGCAGAATTAAAGGAGATGACGATCTCGTCGGCCCTTCGGGTCTCCGATTCGAAGCTGGTGGTTAAAGGCCGCACCGTCCTCTCCGGCGTCCCTGACAACGTGGTCGCCGGCTCCGCCGTTAGCTGCGGCCCTGTCGACGGTATCTTCCTCGGCGCTGAGTTTTCGGGGCCGAGCAGCCGCCATGTCGTCTCCCTCGGCACTCTCAG GGATGTGAGGTTCTTGGCGATCTTTCGGTTCAAGCTCTGGTGGATGGCGCAGAGGATGGGGAAGCAGGGGAGGGATATCCCACACGAGACCCAGTTCCTCCTCTTGGAGTCCAAAACTGGATCTTTTAACGGTGCTGGCGACGACGAGGTGGTTTACGTCGTCTTCCTCCCCTTGACCGAAGGCCCCTTCCGCGCCTGCCTCCAGGGCAACGATGCCGACGAGCTGGAGCTCTGTTTGGAGAGCGGCGACGAGGACACCAAGTCGGCCTCCTTCTTCCACGCCCTTTTCGTCGGCGCCGCGACCTCCGACCCCTTCGCCGCCATCACCGGCGCCTTCGAGGCCGTCAAGGCGCGTCTCCGTTCCTTCCGCCACCGGACGGAGAAGAAGCTCCCCGGCATCGTAGACTGCTTTGGGTGGTGCACGTGGGACGCGTTCTACCAGGACGTAACGCAGGAGGGCGTCGAGGCCGGTCTCCGCAGCCTCACCGACGGCGGCGCCCCGCCGAGGTTCGTCATCATAGACGACGGCTGGCAATCCGTCGGCCCCGATAATGATGATGCACCTGTGCTCCGACTGACCGGAATCAAGGAAAACGGCAAGTTTCAGAGCGAGGACGACCCCGCCGCCGGGATCAAGACGATCGTCCGCACGGCCAAAGAGAACTACGGCCTCAAGTACGTCTACGTGTGGCACGCCATTACCGGCTACTGGGGCGGCGTCCGACCGGGGACGGAGGACTACAACTCGAAGATGAAATACCCCAAAGTCTCGCCGGGAGTGATGGAGAACGACCCGAGGATGAAGACGGACACCCTCACGGTGCAGGGACTGGGCCTGGTGCATCCCAAGAGCGTCTACAAGTTCTACAACGAGCTCCACAGCTACTTGGCGGCTGCGGGGGTCGATGGGGTTAAGGTCGACGTGCAGTGCATCCTGGAGACCCTCGGCGGCGAGCTCGGAGGGAGGGTGGAGCTCACAAGACAGTACCACCGGGCTCTGGACGCCTCCATCGCCAAGAATTTCCCCGATAATGGATGCATCGCTTGCATGAGCCACAACACCGATGCTCTGTACTG CTCGAAGCAGACGGCGGTGGTGAGGGCGTCGGACGATTTCTACCCGAGGGAGACGGAGTCGCACACCATCCACATCGCCTCTGTCGCCTACAACAGCGTCTTCCTCGGTGAGATCATGCTCCCTGACTGGGACATGTTCCACTCTTTCCATCCGGCGGCGGAGTACCATGCCTCTGCTCGCGCCATCAGCGGCGGACCGGTTTATGTCAG CGACGCTCCCGGAAAGCACAACTTTAAGTTACTCAAGAAACTGGTCTTGCCGGATGGATCGACCCTCCGTGCTCAATTGCCCGGTCGACCCACTCGAGATTGCCTCTTCTCCGATCCCACTCGAGATGGCATCAG TTTGTTGAAGATATGGAACATGAACAAATACACAGGAGTTGTCGGAGTCTTCAACTGCCAAGGCGCAGCATGGAGCTCCACGGAGAAGAAGAATGTGTTCCACAGAACCACCTCGGAGGCTCTAACCTGCACTGTGACTGCAACTGATGTGCAGCTCATCTCAGAGGTTGCCTCTGATCGCGATTGGAGTGGTGATTGTGTCGCCTACCGGCAAACCTCTGGGCAGCTTTTGGTCCTCCCTCACCAAGCTGCTATCCCTGTTTCCTTGATGGTTTTGGAGCATGAGATCTTTACAGTCTCTCCCATCAAG GATTTGGCACCTGGCTTCAGATTTGCACCGGTGGGTTTGGTGGACATGTACAATGCAGGAGGAGCAGTGGTAGGTCTCACATACCATGTGTTGAAGGATTCTGGTTCGGCGGCAACAGAGCATGAGGCTGTAGCAATGGTGTGCATGGAAGTGAAAGGATGTGGTAGATTTGGAGCCTATTCTTCAGTGAAGCCCAGGAGATGTCTGCTAGGTTCTGCTGCTCCTGCTGAGTTTGCTTATGACTCTTCATCTGGATTCTTGGCTGTTCATTTGGAGAGCATGCCCAAGGGTGATAGGAAAGTTCACAATTTAGTGATTGAGTTCTAG
- the LOC122001215 gene encoding probable galactinol--sucrose galactosyltransferase 6 isoform X2 — MTISSALRVSDSKLVVKGRTVLSGVPDNVVAGSAVSCGPVDGIFLGAEFSGPSSRHVVSLGTLRDVRFLAIFRFKLWWMAQRMGKQGRDIPHETQFLLLESKTGSFNGAGDDEVVYVVFLPLTEGPFRACLQGNDADELELCLESGDEDTKSASFFHALFVGAATSDPFAAITGAFEAVKARLRSFRHRTEKKLPGIVDCFGWCTWDAFYQDVTQEGVEAGLRSLTDGGAPPRFVIIDDGWQSVGPDNDDAPVLRLTGIKENGKFQSEDDPAAGIKTIVRTAKENYGLKYVYVWHAITGYWGGVRPGTEDYNSKMKYPKVSPGVMENDPRMKTDTLTVQGLGLVHPKSVYKFYNELHSYLAAAGVDGVKVDVQCILETLGGELGGRVELTRQYHRALDASIAKNFPDNGCIACMSHNTDALYCSKQTAVVRASDDFYPRETESHTIHIASVAYNSVFLGEIMLPDWDMFHSFHPAAEYHASARAISGGPVYVSDAPGKHNFKLLKKLVLPDGSTLRAQLPGRPTRDCLFSDPTRDGISLLKIWNMNKYTGVVGVFNCQGAAWSSTEKKNVFHRTTSEALTCTVTATDVQLISEVASDRDWSGDCVAYRQTSGQLLVLPHQAAIPVSLMVLEHEIFTVSPIKDLAPGFRFAPVGLVDMYNAGGAVVGLTYHVLKDSGSAATEHEAVAMVCMEVKGCGRFGAYSSVKPRRCLLGSAAPAEFAYDSSSGFLAVHLESMPKGDRKVHNLVIEF, encoded by the exons ATGACGATCTCGTCGGCCCTTCGGGTCTCCGATTCGAAGCTGGTGGTTAAAGGCCGCACCGTCCTCTCCGGCGTCCCTGACAACGTGGTCGCCGGCTCCGCCGTTAGCTGCGGCCCTGTCGACGGTATCTTCCTCGGCGCTGAGTTTTCGGGGCCGAGCAGCCGCCATGTCGTCTCCCTCGGCACTCTCAG GGATGTGAGGTTCTTGGCGATCTTTCGGTTCAAGCTCTGGTGGATGGCGCAGAGGATGGGGAAGCAGGGGAGGGATATCCCACACGAGACCCAGTTCCTCCTCTTGGAGTCCAAAACTGGATCTTTTAACGGTGCTGGCGACGACGAGGTGGTTTACGTCGTCTTCCTCCCCTTGACCGAAGGCCCCTTCCGCGCCTGCCTCCAGGGCAACGATGCCGACGAGCTGGAGCTCTGTTTGGAGAGCGGCGACGAGGACACCAAGTCGGCCTCCTTCTTCCACGCCCTTTTCGTCGGCGCCGCGACCTCCGACCCCTTCGCCGCCATCACCGGCGCCTTCGAGGCCGTCAAGGCGCGTCTCCGTTCCTTCCGCCACCGGACGGAGAAGAAGCTCCCCGGCATCGTAGACTGCTTTGGGTGGTGCACGTGGGACGCGTTCTACCAGGACGTAACGCAGGAGGGCGTCGAGGCCGGTCTCCGCAGCCTCACCGACGGCGGCGCCCCGCCGAGGTTCGTCATCATAGACGACGGCTGGCAATCCGTCGGCCCCGATAATGATGATGCACCTGTGCTCCGACTGACCGGAATCAAGGAAAACGGCAAGTTTCAGAGCGAGGACGACCCCGCCGCCGGGATCAAGACGATCGTCCGCACGGCCAAAGAGAACTACGGCCTCAAGTACGTCTACGTGTGGCACGCCATTACCGGCTACTGGGGCGGCGTCCGACCGGGGACGGAGGACTACAACTCGAAGATGAAATACCCCAAAGTCTCGCCGGGAGTGATGGAGAACGACCCGAGGATGAAGACGGACACCCTCACGGTGCAGGGACTGGGCCTGGTGCATCCCAAGAGCGTCTACAAGTTCTACAACGAGCTCCACAGCTACTTGGCGGCTGCGGGGGTCGATGGGGTTAAGGTCGACGTGCAGTGCATCCTGGAGACCCTCGGCGGCGAGCTCGGAGGGAGGGTGGAGCTCACAAGACAGTACCACCGGGCTCTGGACGCCTCCATCGCCAAGAATTTCCCCGATAATGGATGCATCGCTTGCATGAGCCACAACACCGATGCTCTGTACTG CTCGAAGCAGACGGCGGTGGTGAGGGCGTCGGACGATTTCTACCCGAGGGAGACGGAGTCGCACACCATCCACATCGCCTCTGTCGCCTACAACAGCGTCTTCCTCGGTGAGATCATGCTCCCTGACTGGGACATGTTCCACTCTTTCCATCCGGCGGCGGAGTACCATGCCTCTGCTCGCGCCATCAGCGGCGGACCGGTTTATGTCAG CGACGCTCCCGGAAAGCACAACTTTAAGTTACTCAAGAAACTGGTCTTGCCGGATGGATCGACCCTCCGTGCTCAATTGCCCGGTCGACCCACTCGAGATTGCCTCTTCTCCGATCCCACTCGAGATGGCATCAG TTTGTTGAAGATATGGAACATGAACAAATACACAGGAGTTGTCGGAGTCTTCAACTGCCAAGGCGCAGCATGGAGCTCCACGGAGAAGAAGAATGTGTTCCACAGAACCACCTCGGAGGCTCTAACCTGCACTGTGACTGCAACTGATGTGCAGCTCATCTCAGAGGTTGCCTCTGATCGCGATTGGAGTGGTGATTGTGTCGCCTACCGGCAAACCTCTGGGCAGCTTTTGGTCCTCCCTCACCAAGCTGCTATCCCTGTTTCCTTGATGGTTTTGGAGCATGAGATCTTTACAGTCTCTCCCATCAAG GATTTGGCACCTGGCTTCAGATTTGCACCGGTGGGTTTGGTGGACATGTACAATGCAGGAGGAGCAGTGGTAGGTCTCACATACCATGTGTTGAAGGATTCTGGTTCGGCGGCAACAGAGCATGAGGCTGTAGCAATGGTGTGCATGGAAGTGAAAGGATGTGGTAGATTTGGAGCCTATTCTTCAGTGAAGCCCAGGAGATGTCTGCTAGGTTCTGCTGCTCCTGCTGAGTTTGCTTATGACTCTTCATCTGGATTCTTGGCTGTTCATTTGGAGAGCATGCCCAAGGGTGATAGGAAAGTTCACAATTTAGTGATTGAGTTCTAG
- the LOC122001216 gene encoding probable LRR receptor-like serine/threonine-protein kinase At1g56140 isoform X1 gives MTNLSFLSLRNCLVDDSIFYHFQNFSSLIFLDLSHNNLKGSIPKYLKNLTSLQYLFLGYNSLTGTVPLELLPESLTTLDISFNNLSGVPPETPNLSLNYIGNFMDVNNTSDRARNMLHCLQENSSCAWNTFPSSFLAINCGGLNLTSGRIIFDEDVKPLGRAGFEINQDHHWVVMNAASTNLGHNDIVTTDYSAVDTPENQMYLTARTSTGSLRYFMVGLSNGNYTVVLYFAEIVMDDNSSPWAVVGRRIFDISIQSELRIQNFNIMDDAKEYKTPVTKAFNVTIMNAVLDIHLFWAGKGTCCIPVEGTYGPLLSAIRISPAHSPVESELGHCTRRRAGVIVGFAAIGIATVIILVSITFLWLERIEIARKIAQTTYQ, from the exons ATGACAAACTTGTCCTTTTT ATCATTGAGAAATTGCCTAGTTGATGACTCAATTTTTTACCATTTCCAAAACTTTTCCAGTTTAATATTCTT GGACTTGAGTCATAACAACCTAAAAGGATCTATACCAAAATATCTGAAGAACCTTACCTCATTACAGTATCT GTTTCTAGGGTACAATAGCTTGACAGGAACTGTTCCTTTAGAGCTTTTACCTGAAAGTTTGACTACACT AGACATCTCCTTCAACAATCTCTCTGGAGTTCCACCTGAAACGCCAAACCTTTCATT GAACTATATTGGAAATTTTATGGACGTGAACAATACAAGCGATAG AGCTCGGAATATGCTACACTGCCTACAAGAAAACTCTTCCTGCGCATGGAATACTTTCCCCT CTTCATTTCTTGCCATCAATTGTGGCGGGTTAAATCTGACTTCTGGCAGAATTATTTTCGACGAGGATGTCAAACCTCTGGGAAGAGCAGGCTTTGAGATAAACCAAGACCATCACTGGGTTGTGATGAATGCTGCCTCTACCAATTTGGGTCATAACGATATTGTGACTACTGATTATTCAGCAGTGGATACACCAGAGAACCAAATGTACCTAACCGCACGAACATCAACGGGCTCATTGAGATATTTTATGGTCGGATTGAGCAACGGTAACTATACAGTTGTTCTCTATTTTGCAGAGATTGTCATGGATGATAATTCATCACCTTGGGCAGTGGTTGGAAGGCGTATATTCGATATTTCTATTCAG AGTGAGTTGAGGATCCAAAATTTTAACATCATGGACGATGCAAAAGAATACAAAACTCCTGTTACCAAGGCCTTCAATGTGACAATTATGAATGCTGTTTTAGACATTCATCTATTCTGGGCTGGAAAGGGGACCTGCTGCATTCCCGTTGAAGGAACGTATGGACCACTGCTATCTGCAATAAGAATTTCTCCAG CTCATTCCCCAGTAGAGTCTGAGCTTGGTCACTGTACAAGAAGAAGAGCTGGAGTCATAGTAGGATTTGCAGCTATTGGCATAGCTACGGTAATAATACTCGTATCAATTACTTTTCTATGGTTGGAGAGAATTGAAATTGCTCGTAAAATTGCTCAAACAACTTACCAATAA
- the LOC122001216 gene encoding probable LRR receptor-like serine/threonine-protein kinase At1g56140 isoform X3, which produces MTNLSFLDLSHNNLKGSIPKYLKNLTSLQYLFLGYNSLTGTVPLELLPESLTTLDISFNNLSGVPPETPNLSLNYIGNFMDVNNTSDRARNMLHCLQENSSCAWNTFPSSFLAINCGGLNLTSGRIIFDEDVKPLGRAGFEINQDHHWVVMNAASTNLGHNDIVTTDYSAVDTPENQMYLTARTSTGSLRYFMVGLSNGNYTVVLYFAEIVMDDNSSPWAVVGRRIFDISIQSELRIQNFNIMDDAKEYKTPVTKAFNVTIMNAVLDIHLFWAGKGTCCIPVEGTYGPLLSAIRISPAHSPVESELGHCTRRRAGVIVGFAAIGIATVIILVSITFLWLERIEIARKIAQTTYQ; this is translated from the exons ATGACAAACTTGTCCTTTTT GGACTTGAGTCATAACAACCTAAAAGGATCTATACCAAAATATCTGAAGAACCTTACCTCATTACAGTATCT GTTTCTAGGGTACAATAGCTTGACAGGAACTGTTCCTTTAGAGCTTTTACCTGAAAGTTTGACTACACT AGACATCTCCTTCAACAATCTCTCTGGAGTTCCACCTGAAACGCCAAACCTTTCATT GAACTATATTGGAAATTTTATGGACGTGAACAATACAAGCGATAG AGCTCGGAATATGCTACACTGCCTACAAGAAAACTCTTCCTGCGCATGGAATACTTTCCCCT CTTCATTTCTTGCCATCAATTGTGGCGGGTTAAATCTGACTTCTGGCAGAATTATTTTCGACGAGGATGTCAAACCTCTGGGAAGAGCAGGCTTTGAGATAAACCAAGACCATCACTGGGTTGTGATGAATGCTGCCTCTACCAATTTGGGTCATAACGATATTGTGACTACTGATTATTCAGCAGTGGATACACCAGAGAACCAAATGTACCTAACCGCACGAACATCAACGGGCTCATTGAGATATTTTATGGTCGGATTGAGCAACGGTAACTATACAGTTGTTCTCTATTTTGCAGAGATTGTCATGGATGATAATTCATCACCTTGGGCAGTGGTTGGAAGGCGTATATTCGATATTTCTATTCAG AGTGAGTTGAGGATCCAAAATTTTAACATCATGGACGATGCAAAAGAATACAAAACTCCTGTTACCAAGGCCTTCAATGTGACAATTATGAATGCTGTTTTAGACATTCATCTATTCTGGGCTGGAAAGGGGACCTGCTGCATTCCCGTTGAAGGAACGTATGGACCACTGCTATCTGCAATAAGAATTTCTCCAG CTCATTCCCCAGTAGAGTCTGAGCTTGGTCACTGTACAAGAAGAAGAGCTGGAGTCATAGTAGGATTTGCAGCTATTGGCATAGCTACGGTAATAATACTCGTATCAATTACTTTTCTATGGTTGGAGAGAATTGAAATTGCTCGTAAAATTGCTCAAACAACTTACCAATAA
- the LOC122001216 gene encoding probable LRR receptor-like serine/threonine-protein kinase At1g56140 isoform X2, translating into MTNLSFLSLRNCLVDDSIFYHFQNFSSLIFLDLSHNNLKGSIPKYLKNLTSLQYLFLGYNSLTGTVPLELLPESLTTLDISFNNLSGVPPETPNLSLNYIGNFMDVNNTSDRVKDARYNGRLMQSSEYATLPTRKLFLRMEYFPLIIFDEDVKPLGRAGFEINQDHHWVVMNAASTNLGHNDIVTTDYSAVDTPENQMYLTARTSTGSLRYFMVGLSNGNYTVVLYFAEIVMDDNSSPWAVVGRRIFDISIQSELRIQNFNIMDDAKEYKTPVTKAFNVTIMNAVLDIHLFWAGKGTCCIPVEGTYGPLLSAIRISPAHSPVESELGHCTRRRAGVIVGFAAIGIATVIILVSITFLWLERIEIARKIAQTTYQ; encoded by the exons ATGACAAACTTGTCCTTTTT ATCATTGAGAAATTGCCTAGTTGATGACTCAATTTTTTACCATTTCCAAAACTTTTCCAGTTTAATATTCTT GGACTTGAGTCATAACAACCTAAAAGGATCTATACCAAAATATCTGAAGAACCTTACCTCATTACAGTATCT GTTTCTAGGGTACAATAGCTTGACAGGAACTGTTCCTTTAGAGCTTTTACCTGAAAGTTTGACTACACT AGACATCTCCTTCAACAATCTCTCTGGAGTTCCACCTGAAACGCCAAACCTTTCATT GAACTATATTGGAAATTTTATGGACGTGAACAATACAAGCGATAG AGTTAAAGATGCGAGATACAATGGGAGACTGATGCAGAGCTCGGAATATGCTACACTGCCTACAAGAAAACTCTTCCTGCGCATGGAATACTTTCCCCT AATTATTTTCGACGAGGATGTCAAACCTCTGGGAAGAGCAGGCTTTGAGATAAACCAAGACCATCACTGGGTTGTGATGAATGCTGCCTCTACCAATTTGGGTCATAACGATATTGTGACTACTGATTATTCAGCAGTGGATACACCAGAGAACCAAATGTACCTAACCGCACGAACATCAACGGGCTCATTGAGATATTTTATGGTCGGATTGAGCAACGGTAACTATACAGTTGTTCTCTATTTTGCAGAGATTGTCATGGATGATAATTCATCACCTTGGGCAGTGGTTGGAAGGCGTATATTCGATATTTCTATTCAG AGTGAGTTGAGGATCCAAAATTTTAACATCATGGACGATGCAAAAGAATACAAAACTCCTGTTACCAAGGCCTTCAATGTGACAATTATGAATGCTGTTTTAGACATTCATCTATTCTGGGCTGGAAAGGGGACCTGCTGCATTCCCGTTGAAGGAACGTATGGACCACTGCTATCTGCAATAAGAATTTCTCCAG CTCATTCCCCAGTAGAGTCTGAGCTTGGTCACTGTACAAGAAGAAGAGCTGGAGTCATAGTAGGATTTGCAGCTATTGGCATAGCTACGGTAATAATACTCGTATCAATTACTTTTCTATGGTTGGAGAGAATTGAAATTGCTCGTAAAATTGCTCAAACAACTTACCAATAA
- the LOC122001216 gene encoding probable LRR receptor-like serine/threonine-protein kinase At1g56140 isoform X4 has protein sequence MTNLSFLSLRNCLVDDSIFYHFQNFSSLIFLFLGYNSLTGTVPLELLPESLTTLDISFNNLSGVPPETPNLSLNYIGNFMDVNNTSDRARNMLHCLQENSSCAWNTFPSSFLAINCGGLNLTSGRIIFDEDVKPLGRAGFEINQDHHWVVMNAASTNLGHNDIVTTDYSAVDTPENQMYLTARTSTGSLRYFMVGLSNGNYTVVLYFAEIVMDDNSSPWAVVGRRIFDISIQSELRIQNFNIMDDAKEYKTPVTKAFNVTIMNAVLDIHLFWAGKGTCCIPVEGTYGPLLSAIRISPAHSPVESELGHCTRRRAGVIVGFAAIGIATVIILVSITFLWLERIEIARKIAQTTYQ, from the exons ATGACAAACTTGTCCTTTTT ATCATTGAGAAATTGCCTAGTTGATGACTCAATTTTTTACCATTTCCAAAACTTTTCCAGTTTAATATTCTT GTTTCTAGGGTACAATAGCTTGACAGGAACTGTTCCTTTAGAGCTTTTACCTGAAAGTTTGACTACACT AGACATCTCCTTCAACAATCTCTCTGGAGTTCCACCTGAAACGCCAAACCTTTCATT GAACTATATTGGAAATTTTATGGACGTGAACAATACAAGCGATAG AGCTCGGAATATGCTACACTGCCTACAAGAAAACTCTTCCTGCGCATGGAATACTTTCCCCT CTTCATTTCTTGCCATCAATTGTGGCGGGTTAAATCTGACTTCTGGCAGAATTATTTTCGACGAGGATGTCAAACCTCTGGGAAGAGCAGGCTTTGAGATAAACCAAGACCATCACTGGGTTGTGATGAATGCTGCCTCTACCAATTTGGGTCATAACGATATTGTGACTACTGATTATTCAGCAGTGGATACACCAGAGAACCAAATGTACCTAACCGCACGAACATCAACGGGCTCATTGAGATATTTTATGGTCGGATTGAGCAACGGTAACTATACAGTTGTTCTCTATTTTGCAGAGATTGTCATGGATGATAATTCATCACCTTGGGCAGTGGTTGGAAGGCGTATATTCGATATTTCTATTCAG AGTGAGTTGAGGATCCAAAATTTTAACATCATGGACGATGCAAAAGAATACAAAACTCCTGTTACCAAGGCCTTCAATGTGACAATTATGAATGCTGTTTTAGACATTCATCTATTCTGGGCTGGAAAGGGGACCTGCTGCATTCCCGTTGAAGGAACGTATGGACCACTGCTATCTGCAATAAGAATTTCTCCAG CTCATTCCCCAGTAGAGTCTGAGCTTGGTCACTGTACAAGAAGAAGAGCTGGAGTCATAGTAGGATTTGCAGCTATTGGCATAGCTACGGTAATAATACTCGTATCAATTACTTTTCTATGGTTGGAGAGAATTGAAATTGCTCGTAAAATTGCTCAAACAACTTACCAATAA
- the LOC121999293 gene encoding LRR receptor-like serine/threonine-protein kinase ERECTA, giving the protein MNPGLLLLFFAFCFLFSSAVPQFNDNKPGILTKNDTNENALAAIEEKWGIQIWDKAVDPCEPGAWWSLEYANPRIVCDCSSNCTVTLLDLSRNILNGSIPPQIGQLKQLQNLSLDTNNLTGSIPSDIGNLTKLRHLSLSTNRLSGDIPPEFGELISLEQLYIDSNELTGSLQFGTHVASQNTLTGLKILWAFDNNFTGPLPETIGRFTNLKDLRIFGTSFEGPIPQEYSALANLETLSMTN; this is encoded by the exons ATGAATCCAggacttctcctcctcttctttgccttctgcttcctcttctcctccgccgTCCCCCAATTCAACGATAATAAGCCGGGGATCCTAACTAAGAACGATACAAATG AAAATGCCCTCGCTGCTATTGAAGAGAAGTGGGGGATCCAAATCTGGGATAAGGCGGTTGATCCTTGCGAGCCCGGTGCGTGGTGGAGTCTGGAGTATGCTAATCCAAGGATCGTCTGCGACTGCTCTTCAAACTGCACCGTGACGCTGCT GGATTTAAGTCGCAACATATTGAATGGCTCAATTCCCCCACAAATTGGCCAACTCAAACAATTGCAGAACTT GAGTCTGGACACAAACAATTTGACAGGCAGCATTCCTTCTGATATTGGAAACCTAACTAAATTGAGACATCT AAGTTTGAGTACAAACAGATTGTCTGGAGATATTCCACCTGAATTCGGAGAACTGATTTCTCTAGAGCAATT GTATATCGACAGCAATGAACTGACTGGTTCACTGCAATTTGGGACACATGTAGCTTCACAGAATACACTGACTGGACTTAAGATCCT ATGGGCATTTGACAATAACTTTACTGGACCTTTGCCAGAAACCATTGGAAGATTCACCAATCTCAAGGATCT AAGGATATTTGGTACATCATTTGAAGGACCTATACCTCAAGAATACAGTGCACTTGCAAACCTGGAAACCTT ATCAATGACTAATTGA